The following are encoded in a window of Cupriavidus oxalaticus genomic DNA:
- the metW gene encoding methionine biosynthesis protein MetW, whose translation MNALANPNILALRPDFRAIARWIEPNSTVLDLGCGDGSLLRVLQDELDVQAYGIEIRDEGVLACAQKGVHVIQQNLEGGLALFEDKSFDTVILSQTLQTIHNTAQVLRDTLRVGRECIVSFPNFGYWPHRLSVFRGRMPVSESLPYQWYNTPNVRVLTISDFEELAPTVGLRVIDRVVMHEGITVNWGVNWRGSLAVYRVCAA comes from the coding sequence ATGAACGCCCTGGCCAATCCCAATATCCTGGCGCTGCGCCCCGACTTCCGCGCGATCGCGCGCTGGATCGAACCCAACTCCACCGTGCTCGACCTGGGCTGCGGCGACGGCAGCCTGCTGCGCGTGCTGCAGGACGAGCTCGACGTGCAGGCCTACGGCATTGAGATCCGCGACGAGGGCGTGCTGGCGTGCGCGCAGAAGGGCGTGCATGTCATCCAGCAGAACCTGGAGGGCGGGCTCGCGCTGTTCGAGGACAAGAGCTTCGACACCGTGATCCTGTCGCAGACGCTGCAGACCATCCATAACACCGCGCAGGTGTTGCGCGACACGCTGCGGGTGGGGCGCGAGTGCATCGTGTCGTTCCCGAACTTCGGCTACTGGCCGCACCGGCTGTCGGTGTTCCGCGGGCGCATGCCGGTGTCGGAATCGTTGCCTTACCAGTGGTACAACACGCCCAACGTGCGCGTGCTGACCATCAGCGATTTCGAGGAGCTGGCGCCCACGGTTGGCCTGCGCGTGATTGACCGCGTGGTGATGCACGAGGGCATCACCGTGAACTGGGGCGTCAACTGGCGCGGCAGCCTGGCGGTGTACCGGGTCTGCGCGGCCTGA
- a CDS encoding DMT family transporter, which translates to MPSPQSMPGGAWRMVAAMVLSGTIGWFVVTSGQPPLDVVFFRCIFGGAALLGTLTLQRGWVRMSRVQLGWLALGGLTLVLNWLALFSAYAYSGIAIATVVYHTQPFFLLLLTSAMQREPFPFARLPWLVLAFAGVMLITGLEHGATGAAMLAGIGLALLAALLYAVTTMATRRLQAIPPGQIAGLQMVLGVVMLAPLAHPAVGSFNTGTWAALLALGLIHTGVMYTLLYGAFQRLSVVSIATLSFVYPLVAITIDVMVFGVVLGPLQVAGMLLVLLGVVANQLGWSLPWRRRAQG; encoded by the coding sequence ATGCCTTCCCCCCAATCCATGCCAGGCGGTGCCTGGCGCATGGTCGCGGCCATGGTGCTGTCAGGCACCATCGGCTGGTTTGTCGTCACCAGCGGGCAGCCGCCGCTTGACGTGGTGTTCTTCCGCTGCATCTTCGGCGGCGCCGCGCTGCTGGGCACGCTGACGCTGCAGCGCGGCTGGGTGCGCATGAGCCGCGTGCAGCTGGGCTGGCTGGCGCTGGGCGGCCTCACGCTGGTGCTCAACTGGCTGGCCCTGTTCTCGGCCTATGCCTACAGCGGCATCGCGATTGCCACGGTGGTCTATCACACCCAGCCATTCTTCCTGCTGCTGCTGACGTCGGCGATGCAGCGCGAGCCGTTCCCGTTTGCCAGGCTGCCGTGGCTGGTGCTGGCCTTTGCCGGCGTGATGCTGATCACCGGGCTTGAGCACGGTGCCACCGGCGCCGCGATGCTGGCCGGGATCGGCCTGGCGCTGCTGGCGGCACTGCTGTATGCGGTCACGACCATGGCCACGCGCCGGCTGCAGGCGATTCCGCCCGGGCAGATCGCGGGCCTGCAGATGGTGCTTGGTGTAGTGATGCTGGCACCGCTGGCGCATCCCGCTGTCGGCAGCTTCAACACCGGCACCTGGGCCGCGCTGCTGGCGCTGGGCCTGATCCATACCGGTGTCATGTACACCCTGCTGTACGGCGCTTTCCAGCGGCTGAGCGTGGTGTCGATCGCCACGCTGTCGTTCGTCTATCCGCTGGTGGCGATCACTATCGACGTAATGGTGTTCGGCGTCGTGCTCGGGCCGCTGCAGGTCGCGGGCATGCTGCTGGTGCTGCTGGGCGTGGTCGCCAACCAGCTTGGCTGGAGCCTGCCGTGGCGGCGCCGGGCCCAAGGCTGA
- the argB gene encoding acetylglutamate kinase: protein MNADNPGPAATAVAAIAPALKAEILAEALPYIRKFHGKTIVVKYGGNAMTEEKLKHGFARDVILLKLVGMNPVVVHGGGPQIDEALKKVGKVGTFVQGMRVTDEETMEVVEWVLGGEVQQDIVMLINQYGGQAVGLTGKDGGLIRAKRLQMPDRENPGAFIDIGYVGDIEAINPAVVKALQDDAFIPVISPIGFSDDGQAYNINADVVAGKMAEILKAEKLVMMTNIPGVMDKKGNLLTDLTAREIEELFADGTISGGMLPKISSALDAAKSGVHSVHIVDGRIEHSLLLEILTEQAFGTMIRSH, encoded by the coding sequence ATGAACGCCGACAACCCCGGGCCTGCCGCGACTGCGGTGGCCGCCATTGCTCCCGCACTGAAAGCCGAGATCCTCGCCGAGGCGCTGCCGTATATCCGCAAGTTCCACGGCAAGACCATCGTGGTGAAGTACGGCGGCAATGCCATGACCGAAGAAAAGCTCAAGCACGGCTTCGCGCGCGACGTGATCCTGCTGAAGCTGGTCGGCATGAACCCGGTGGTGGTGCACGGCGGCGGCCCGCAGATCGATGAAGCGCTGAAGAAGGTCGGCAAGGTCGGCACCTTCGTGCAGGGCATGCGCGTCACCGACGAAGAGACCATGGAAGTGGTCGAGTGGGTGCTGGGCGGCGAAGTCCAGCAGGACATCGTGATGCTGATCAACCAGTACGGCGGCCAGGCCGTGGGCCTGACCGGCAAGGACGGCGGCCTGATCCGCGCCAAGCGCCTGCAGATGCCCGACCGCGAGAACCCGGGTGCCTTCATCGACATCGGCTACGTGGGCGACATCGAGGCGATCAACCCGGCGGTGGTCAAGGCGCTGCAGGACGATGCCTTCATCCCGGTGATCTCGCCGATCGGCTTCTCCGACGACGGCCAGGCCTACAACATCAACGCCGACGTGGTCGCCGGCAAGATGGCCGAGATCCTGAAGGCCGAGAAGCTGGTGATGATGACCAACATCCCCGGCGTGATGGACAAGAAGGGCAACCTGCTGACCGACCTGACCGCGCGCGAGATCGAAGAGCTGTTCGCCGACGGCACCATCTCGGGCGGCATGCTGCCGAAGATCTCGTCGGCGCTGGACGCGGCCAAGAGCGGCGTGCATTCGGTGCACATCGTCGACGGCCGCATCGAGCATTCGCTGCTGCTGGAAATCCTGACCGAGCAGGCGTTCGGCACCATGATCCGCTCGCACTGA
- the metX gene encoding homoserine O-succinyltransferase MetX — protein sequence MTDVALPSAAPSAPNALSLPPDSVGVVTPQRMHFAEPLKLRNGTSLAGYDLMVETYGTLNAARSNAVLVCHALNASHHVAGVYADNPRDLGWWDNMVGPGKPLDTNRFFVIGVNNLGSCFGSTGPMSVNPATGQPYGAAFPVVTVEDWVNAQARVADAFGITQFAAVMGGSLGGMQALAWSLMYPDRLRHCIVVASTPKLSAQNIAFNEVARSAILSDPDFHGGNYYAHGVKPKRGLRVARMIGHITYLSDEDMAEKFGRELKAEDIRFSFDVEFQVESYLRYQGDKFAEYFDANTYLLITRALDYFDPALAHGGDLTRAVAQTQASFLVASFSTDWRFAPNRSRELVKALLDNKRPVSYAEIDAPHGHDAFLLDDPRYHNLMRAYYDRIAEEIGA from the coding sequence ATGACTGATGTCGCCCTGCCGTCCGCCGCGCCCAGTGCGCCCAACGCGCTCTCCCTGCCGCCCGATTCGGTCGGCGTGGTCACGCCGCAGCGCATGCACTTTGCCGAGCCGCTGAAGCTGCGCAACGGCACGTCCCTCGCCGGCTACGACCTGATGGTCGAGACCTACGGCACGCTCAACGCGGCGCGCTCCAACGCGGTGCTGGTGTGCCACGCGCTCAATGCCTCGCACCATGTCGCCGGCGTCTACGCCGACAACCCGCGCGACCTGGGCTGGTGGGACAACATGGTGGGCCCGGGCAAGCCGCTCGACACCAACCGCTTCTTCGTCATCGGCGTGAACAACCTGGGCTCGTGCTTCGGCTCGACCGGGCCGATGAGCGTGAATCCCGCGACCGGCCAGCCTTATGGCGCGGCGTTCCCGGTGGTGACGGTGGAAGACTGGGTCAACGCGCAGGCGCGCGTGGCCGACGCGTTCGGCATCACGCAGTTCGCCGCGGTCATGGGTGGCAGCCTCGGCGGCATGCAGGCGCTGGCCTGGAGCCTGATGTATCCGGACCGCTTGCGCCACTGCATCGTGGTCGCGTCCACGCCCAAGCTGTCGGCGCAGAACATCGCCTTCAACGAGGTCGCACGCAGCGCCATCCTGTCGGACCCCGACTTCCACGGCGGCAACTACTACGCGCATGGCGTCAAGCCCAAGCGCGGCCTGCGCGTGGCGCGCATGATCGGCCATATCACCTACCTGTCGGACGAGGACATGGCGGAGAAGTTTGGCCGCGAGCTGAAGGCGGAGGACATCCGCTTCTCGTTCGATGTCGAGTTCCAGGTGGAGAGCTACCTGCGCTACCAGGGCGACAAGTTCGCCGAGTACTTCGACGCCAACACCTACCTGCTGATCACGCGCGCGCTGGACTACTTCGACCCGGCGCTGGCCCACGGCGGCGACCTGACCCGCGCCGTCGCGCAGACGCAGGCGAGCTTCCTGGTGGCCAGCTTCAGCACCGACTGGCGCTTCGCGCCGAACCGCAGCCGCGAGCTGGTCAAGGCGCTGCTGGACAACAAGCGCCCGGTCTCGTACGCCGAGATCGACGCGCCGCACGGCCACGATGCCTTCCTGCTCGACGACCCGCGCTACCACAACCTGATGCGCGCCTACTACGACCGCATCGCAGAGGAGATCGGCGCATGA
- the slmA gene encoding nucleoid occlusion factor SlmA translates to MTQSNGDQPEAVITGGADEMHTPADTPADIAAAPAAPARKRPRPGERRIQILQTLATMLEHPRGEKITTAALAARLSVSEAALYRHFASKAQMYEGLIGFIEQTVFGLINQIADKEEHGLRQAQAIVRMLLSFAEKNPGMTRVLTGEALVGEHERLQERINQVVDRIEASLRQCLKVAVTQAEFPADADIPARAALIMATVQGQWHRYAKSGFRKSPSDHAEAHLRVLLG, encoded by the coding sequence ATGACGCAAAGCAACGGCGACCAGCCGGAGGCAGTCATTACAGGCGGGGCCGACGAGATGCACACACCCGCGGATACACCCGCGGACATTGCCGCGGCGCCTGCCGCGCCGGCGCGCAAGCGCCCGCGGCCGGGCGAGCGCCGCATCCAGATCCTGCAGACGCTGGCGACCATGCTCGAGCATCCGCGCGGGGAAAAGATCACCACCGCCGCGCTGGCCGCGCGCCTGAGCGTGTCCGAGGCGGCGCTGTACCGCCATTTCGCCAGCAAGGCGCAGATGTACGAGGGCCTGATCGGCTTTATCGAGCAGACCGTGTTCGGCCTGATCAACCAGATTGCGGACAAGGAAGAGCACGGCCTGCGCCAGGCGCAGGCGATCGTGCGCATGTTGCTGTCGTTTGCCGAGAAGAACCCGGGCATGACGCGCGTGCTGACCGGCGAGGCGCTGGTGGGCGAGCACGAGCGGCTGCAGGAACGCATCAACCAGGTGGTGGACCGCATCGAGGCCTCGCTGCGCCAGTGCCTGAAGGTGGCAGTGACGCAGGCCGAATTCCCCGCGGATGCCGATATTCCGGCGCGGGCGGCGCTGATCATGGCGACGGTGCAGGGCCAGTGGCACCGCTATGCCAAGAGCGGTTTCCGCAAGTCGCCATCGGACCATGCCGAGGCGCATCTGCGCGTGCTGCTGGGCTGA
- a CDS encoding VOC family protein gives MKVTSYYPVIMSGDVAGTAAFYQRHFGFVPLFTSDWYVHLQLADDPSVNLAVLDGSHETIPAPARGQRAQGLLLNFEVEDPDAVHDRLQAAGLPILLPLRDEAFGQRHFITADPNGVLIDVIKPIPPSGEYAAQYEAGALPQ, from the coding sequence GTGAAAGTCACCAGCTACTACCCCGTCATCATGAGCGGCGATGTCGCCGGCACCGCCGCGTTCTACCAGCGCCACTTCGGCTTCGTGCCCCTGTTCACCAGCGACTGGTACGTGCACCTGCAACTGGCCGACGATCCCTCGGTCAACCTCGCCGTGCTGGACGGCAGCCACGAAACCATCCCCGCACCGGCACGCGGCCAGCGCGCCCAGGGGCTGCTGTTGAACTTTGAAGTGGAAGACCCGGATGCGGTCCATGACCGGCTGCAGGCAGCGGGGCTGCCGATCCTGCTGCCGCTGCGCGACGAGGCCTTCGGCCAGCGGCATTTCATCACCGCCGATCCCAACGGCGTGCTGATCGACGTGATCAAGCCGATTCCGCCGTCGGGTGAGTATGCGGCGCAGTATGAGGCCGGCGCCCTGCCGCAATAA
- a CDS encoding muropeptide transporter, translated as MTFQAYLDIFRNRRIGAMLTLGFASGLPLALTSGTLQAWMTVEGLDIKTIGFFSLVGQAYIFKFLWAPLMDRYTPPLLGRRRGWLLVTQLGLVAGIAAMAFCPPREALWTLAALATLVAFLSASQDIVFDAYSTDVLRPPERGAGAAVKVLGYRLAMLVSGGLALWLADRVLGWQQTYLLMAALMSVGILTLLWAPEPDMPARAPRSLEEAVLGPLRDFFARPGAWWLLLLIVLYKLGDAFAGSLSTTFLIRGVGFSAGEVGIVNKTLGLAATIVGALFGGTLMVRLGLYRSLMVFGVLQAVSNLGYWILAVTPPHLWTMGATIAVENLCGGMGTAAFVALLMTLCNRSFSATQYALLSALASVGRVYVGPTSGYMVEAWGWAPFYLGTVVVALPGVMLLWAMRNTVHRYEAQAREAIA; from the coding sequence ATGACTTTCCAGGCCTATCTCGATATCTTCCGCAACCGCCGCATCGGCGCCATGCTGACCCTGGGCTTTGCCTCCGGGCTGCCGCTGGCGCTGACCTCCGGCACGCTGCAGGCCTGGATGACGGTCGAGGGCCTCGATATCAAGACCATCGGCTTCTTCTCGCTGGTGGGCCAGGCCTATATCTTCAAGTTCCTGTGGGCGCCGCTGATGGACCGCTACACGCCGCCGCTGCTGGGCCGGCGCCGCGGCTGGCTGCTGGTGACGCAGCTGGGTCTGGTTGCAGGCATCGCCGCGATGGCGTTCTGCCCGCCGCGCGAGGCCTTGTGGACGCTGGCGGCACTGGCCACGCTGGTGGCCTTCCTGTCGGCCTCGCAGGACATTGTCTTCGACGCCTACAGCACCGACGTGCTGCGCCCGCCCGAGCGCGGCGCCGGCGCGGCGGTCAAGGTGCTGGGCTACCGGCTGGCGATGCTGGTCTCCGGCGGCCTGGCGCTGTGGCTGGCCGACCGCGTGCTCGGCTGGCAGCAGACCTACCTGCTGATGGCGGCGCTGATGAGCGTGGGCATCCTCACGCTGCTGTGGGCGCCCGAGCCCGACATGCCCGCGCGCGCGCCGCGCTCGCTGGAAGAAGCCGTGCTCGGCCCGCTGCGCGATTTCTTCGCGCGGCCCGGCGCATGGTGGCTGCTGCTGCTGATCGTGCTGTACAAGCTGGGCGACGCCTTTGCCGGCAGCCTGTCGACCACCTTCCTGATCCGCGGCGTGGGTTTCTCGGCGGGCGAAGTCGGCATCGTCAACAAGACGCTGGGGCTGGCCGCCACCATCGTCGGCGCGCTGTTCGGCGGCACGCTGATGGTGCGGCTGGGGCTGTACCGTTCGCTGATGGTGTTCGGCGTGCTGCAGGCGGTATCGAACCTGGGCTACTGGATCCTCGCCGTGACGCCGCCGCACCTGTGGACCATGGGCGCGACCATCGCGGTGGAAAACCTGTGCGGCGGCATGGGCACCGCGGCCTTCGTGGCGCTGCTGATGACGCTGTGCAACCGCTCGTTCTCGGCCACGCAGTACGCGCTGCTGTCGGCGCTGGCGTCGGTGGGGCGGGTCTATGTCGGGCCGACCTCCGGCTACATGGTGGAGGCCTGGGGCTGGGCGCCGTTCTACCTCGGCACCGTGGTGGTGGCGCTGCCCGGCGTGATGCTGCTCTGGGCGATGCGCAACACCGTGCACCGCTACGAGGCCCAGGCGCGTGAAGCGATCGCCTGA
- a CDS encoding pyrimidine 5'-nucleotidase has protein sequence MPASLPPPRRVRARLRRRPAGDNSGRMVWLFDLDNTLHDASHAIFPAINRLMTAYVARVLGCDEATASRVRVDYWQRYGATLLGMIRHHGVDPADFLRAAHEFPALAGMVRVQRGLAAHLRRLPGRKLLVTNAPQDYARAVLDIAGIGHCFERVVAIEQMWVHGHLRPKPDRRMLRRLLVQARVAPHRAVLVEDTVSHLKRYAGTGIRTAWVTGYLRTMAPSRPHDVPGAPTSAQDDSSRRDAAVRSTLEAEEDRRAGHAAQEHSVTLVAAESQVPQAQSGNVPRVRARVPNRPAYVDIKVQSMHQLQRRMRRNGS, from the coding sequence GTGCCTGCCAGTCTTCCTCCTCCGCGCCGTGTCCGCGCTCGCCTGCGCCGCCGTCCCGCCGGGGACAACTCGGGGCGCATGGTCTGGCTGTTCGACCTCGACAACACGCTGCACGATGCCTCGCACGCGATCTTCCCGGCGATCAACCGGCTGATGACCGCCTACGTGGCGCGCGTGCTGGGCTGCGACGAGGCCACCGCCAGCCGCGTGCGGGTGGACTACTGGCAGCGCTACGGCGCGACGCTGCTCGGCATGATCCGGCACCATGGCGTCGATCCCGCCGACTTCCTGCGCGCGGCGCATGAATTCCCGGCGCTGGCCGGGATGGTGCGCGTGCAGCGCGGCCTGGCGGCACACCTGCGGCGCCTGCCGGGGCGCAAGCTCCTGGTTACCAATGCGCCGCAGGACTATGCGCGCGCGGTGCTGGACATCGCCGGCATCGGGCACTGCTTCGAGCGCGTGGTGGCGATCGAGCAGATGTGGGTGCATGGCCACCTGCGGCCCAAGCCGGACCGCCGCATGCTGCGGCGCCTGCTGGTGCAGGCGCGGGTCGCGCCGCATCGCGCGGTGCTGGTGGAAGATACCGTGTCGCATCTCAAGCGCTATGCCGGCACCGGCATCCGCACCGCCTGGGTGACCGGCTACCTGCGCACCATGGCGCCGTCGCGCCCGCATGACGTGCCTGGCGCGCCCACTTCGGCGCAAGACGACAGCAGCCGGCGCGATGCGGCGGTCCGCTCGACGCTCGAGGCGGAAGAAGACCGCCGCGCCGGCCACGCCGCGCAGGAGCACTCGGTCACGCTGGTGGCCGCGGAATCACAGGTTCCGCAGGCGCAGTCCGGCAACGTGCCGCGCGTGCGGGCCCGCGTGCCGAACCGGCCGGCCTATGTGGACATAAAAGTACAATCGATGCATCAACTCCAACGACGAATGCGGAGAAACGGGTCATGA
- a CDS encoding LysR family transcriptional regulator, giving the protein MSDTPLNAMAVFARVVECGSFSAAAQDLGMTPSGVSRHVSRLEATLGASLLQRTTRAFALTELGQSVYAACARMTAAAREVTALAGEHGGTPHGVLRVSAPVSFGQAWLAPRLPALLQKYPGLDLQLTLADRMVDLVEEGLDVAVRIARELSPGLAARPLREVRYRLVASPRYLARHGTPAAPADLPAARCLYLGYGNFGERWTLRHHAGGEAVVVRIPPRLTLNNSLAIMTMVEGDAGIGLVPDFSLGSALDEGRVVTVLPEWDILEPYIGTAYAVYTPTRHVPPKVRAFVDHLAATAHDQPA; this is encoded by the coding sequence ATGTCGGATACACCACTCAATGCGATGGCCGTCTTCGCCCGCGTGGTCGAATGCGGCAGCTTCTCCGCCGCGGCGCAGGATCTCGGCATGACGCCATCGGGCGTCAGCCGGCACGTGTCGCGGCTGGAAGCGACGCTTGGCGCCAGCCTGCTGCAGCGGACCACGCGCGCCTTCGCGCTGACCGAGCTGGGCCAGTCGGTCTACGCCGCCTGCGCGCGCATGACCGCCGCCGCGCGCGAGGTTACCGCGCTGGCCGGCGAGCACGGCGGCACGCCCCATGGCGTGCTGCGCGTCAGTGCGCCGGTCTCGTTCGGGCAGGCCTGGCTGGCGCCGCGCCTGCCGGCGCTGCTGCAGAAATACCCGGGGCTGGACCTGCAGCTGACCCTGGCCGACCGCATGGTCGACCTGGTCGAGGAAGGCCTGGACGTGGCCGTGCGCATCGCGCGCGAACTGTCGCCGGGCCTGGCGGCGCGTCCGTTGCGCGAGGTGCGCTACCGGCTGGTGGCCTCGCCGCGCTACCTGGCGCGGCACGGCACCCCCGCTGCGCCGGCCGACCTGCCGGCGGCGCGCTGCCTGTACCTGGGCTACGGCAACTTCGGCGAGCGCTGGACGCTGCGCCACCACGCCGGCGGCGAGGCCGTGGTGGTGCGCATCCCGCCGCGGCTGACGCTGAACAACAGCCTGGCAATCATGACGATGGTGGAAGGCGACGCGGGCATCGGGCTGGTGCCGGATTTCTCGCTGGGCAGCGCGCTGGATGAGGGCCGCGTCGTCACGGTGCTGCCGGAGTGGGACATCCTGGAGCCCTATATCGGCACGGCCTACGCGGTGTACACGCCGACGCGGCACGTGCCGCCCAAGGTGCGTGCCTTTGTCGACCACCTTGCCGCCACCGCCCACGACCAGCCTGCCTGA
- a CDS encoding acyl-CoA thioesterase — translation MTATAAALSATAPVALHAFDDAIALQASGENRFLGRTTPAYWNMIGPFGGITAATLLQAALLHPQRLGDPIALSVNFAGPIAEGPFEIEALPVRTNRSTQHWNLTLRQGDAVATTATAVFAVRRETWACGEAVMPEVPAADTLPAMGGFAPVRWLKSYDMRPVRGAKPTAEAGTEHPDSLTQFWLRDAPARTPDFAAVASWADSFYPRIFLKRAGFVPAGTVSMTTYFHADAPTLAALGDSHVLASAQAQVFQQGYFDQRAQLWSPAGQLLASSHQIVYYKE, via the coding sequence ATGACTGCTACCGCTGCTGCCCTGTCCGCCACCGCTCCCGTCGCGCTGCATGCATTCGACGATGCCATCGCCCTGCAGGCCAGCGGCGAAAATCGTTTCCTGGGCCGCACCACGCCGGCCTACTGGAACATGATCGGCCCGTTCGGCGGCATCACCGCCGCCACGCTGCTGCAGGCGGCGCTGCTGCACCCGCAGCGGCTGGGCGATCCGATTGCGCTGTCGGTCAACTTTGCCGGCCCGATCGCCGAAGGCCCGTTCGAGATCGAGGCGCTGCCCGTGCGGACCAACCGCTCGACCCAGCACTGGAACCTGACGCTGCGCCAGGGCGATGCCGTGGCCACCACCGCCACCGCCGTGTTCGCGGTGCGGCGCGAGACCTGGGCCTGCGGCGAGGCGGTGATGCCCGAGGTGCCGGCCGCCGACACGCTGCCGGCGATGGGCGGCTTCGCGCCGGTGCGCTGGCTCAAGTCCTATGACATGCGCCCGGTGCGCGGCGCCAAGCCGACCGCCGAGGCCGGCACCGAGCACCCCGACAGCCTGACGCAGTTCTGGCTGCGCGACGCGCCGGCGCGCACGCCGGACTTTGCCGCGGTGGCGTCATGGGCGGACAGCTTCTACCCGCGCATCTTCCTCAAGCGCGCCGGCTTCGTGCCGGCCGGCACGGTGTCGATGACCACGTATTTCCACGCCGATGCGCCCACGCTGGCGGCGCTGGGCGACAGCCACGTGCTGGCCAGCGCGCAGGCGCAGGTGTTCCAGCAGGGGTACTTCGACCAGCGCGCGCAGCTGTGGAGCCCGGCTGGCCAGCTGCTGGCCAGCTCGCACCAGATCGTCTACTACAAGGAATAA
- a CDS encoding M48 family metallopeptidase, translated as MLRPQQRVQRPIRVRLARALALAAALLAAPALPAHAQGQGSEPGGINIQRGGSAVRNIVPAEAIEQQAAQEYEQLKQEAIAKRALAGDDNPQLRRLRAIGKRLLPQTVRWNERARNWPWEINLIGSKQVNAFCMPGGKIAIYTGLLDQLKLTDDEVAMVMGHEIAHALQEHARERAAKSEITNLGANVISQLFGFGNLGNMALGTGAHLLTLRFSRADETEADLIGMDVAARAGFDPRAAVSLWQKMGKVSQSGTEFLSTHPSGRSRIADLEKHMPEVLPLYARAINTPLDRLSPYRANMAGLGDAPVDAGDEDRSKPLKR; from the coding sequence ATGCTCCGCCCCCAGCAACGTGTCCAGCGTCCGATTCGTGTCCGGCTTGCCCGCGCGCTCGCGCTGGCGGCGGCGTTGCTGGCCGCGCCTGCCTTGCCTGCCCACGCCCAGGGGCAGGGCAGCGAGCCCGGCGGCATCAACATCCAGCGCGGCGGCTCGGCGGTGCGCAATATCGTGCCGGCCGAGGCGATCGAGCAGCAGGCCGCGCAGGAGTACGAGCAGCTCAAGCAGGAAGCCATCGCCAAGCGCGCGCTGGCGGGCGACGACAACCCGCAGCTCAGGCGGCTGCGCGCGATCGGCAAGCGGCTGCTGCCGCAGACCGTGCGCTGGAACGAGCGCGCGCGCAACTGGCCGTGGGAGATCAACCTGATCGGCTCGAAGCAGGTCAATGCGTTCTGCATGCCGGGCGGCAAGATTGCGATCTACACCGGCCTGCTCGACCAGCTCAAGCTGACCGACGACGAGGTCGCAATGGTGATGGGGCATGAGATCGCGCACGCGCTGCAGGAGCATGCGCGCGAGCGCGCCGCCAAGTCCGAGATCACCAACCTCGGCGCCAATGTGATTTCGCAGCTGTTCGGCTTCGGCAACCTGGGCAACATGGCGCTCGGCACCGGGGCGCACCTGCTGACGCTGCGCTTCTCGCGGGCCGACGAGACCGAGGCCGACCTGATCGGCATGGATGTCGCCGCGCGCGCCGGCTTCGATCCGCGCGCCGCGGTGTCGCTGTGGCAGAAGATGGGCAAGGTGTCGCAGTCGGGCACTGAATTCCTGTCGACGCACCCGTCCGGGCGCAGCCGCATTGCCGACCTGGAAAAGCACATGCCCGAGGTGCTGCCGCTCTACGCACGCGCGATCAATACCCCGCTCGACAGGCTGTCGCCGTACCGCGCCAATATGGCGGGACTGGGCGATGCGCCGGTCGACGCGGGCGACGAGGACAGAAGCAAGCCGCTGAAGCGCTAG
- a CDS encoding TetR family transcriptional regulator gives MARSNRERTEATRQALLDAARSLFVERGYGETSTPDVCAAAGITRGALYHHFADKRDLFRQVLADEAAAVAADIEAATPAGLDPAEALMAGAQAYLDAMTVPGRTRLLLVEGPAALGLRDTLAMDEANAARTLREGLDAAAVGRQGGQGEVALPALAPLLSAAFDRAALEIEAGADPVRVREAMLWLLRRALGRN, from the coding sequence GTGGCCCGATCCAATCGCGAACGTACCGAAGCTACCCGGCAGGCGTTGCTCGACGCGGCGCGTAGCCTGTTCGTCGAACGCGGCTACGGCGAGACCTCGACCCCCGACGTCTGCGCCGCGGCCGGCATCACGCGCGGGGCCCTGTACCACCACTTCGCCGACAAGCGCGACCTGTTCCGCCAGGTGCTCGCCGATGAAGCCGCTGCAGTCGCCGCCGATATCGAGGCAGCCACGCCCGCCGGCCTGGATCCCGCCGAAGCGCTGATGGCCGGCGCGCAGGCCTACCTGGACGCAATGACGGTGCCGGGCCGCACCCGGCTGCTGCTGGTCGAGGGGCCGGCCGCGCTGGGCCTGCGCGACACGCTCGCAATGGACGAGGCCAATGCCGCGCGCACGCTGCGCGAAGGGCTCGATGCCGCCGCTGTTGGCCGGCAGGGCGGGCAGGGCGAGGTGGCGCTGCCCGCGCTGGCGCCGCTGCTGTCGGCGGCATTCGATCGTGCCGCGCTGGAGATCGAGGCGGGTGCCGATCCCGTGCGAGTCCGCGAAGCCATGCTCTGGCTGCTGCGGCGGGCGTTGGGCAGGAACTGA